From Acidipropionibacterium acidipropionici, one genomic window encodes:
- the prfB gene encoding peptide chain release factor 2, with protein sequence MALADLQQTVDELDHSLSEIETVLDPEAKHREIAELEKEVAAPDLWDDQEHAQQVTSRLSALQSQVEKLEQLRSRIEDVGVLLEFAGEGGDADSAAEAEGEISSLRTEIDALEVRTLLSGKYDEREALVTIRSEAGGVDAADFAEMLLRMYLRWAERHQYKVEVLDTSYAEEAGIKSATFIVHAPFAYGTLSVEQGTHRLVRISPFDNQGRRQTSFAGVEVLPVVEETDHVDIPEADLRVDVFHASGPGGQGVNTTDSAVRLTHLPTGIVVSCQNERSQIQNKAAALRVLQAKLLEKARAEQEAEMNSLKSEGNSWGAQMRSYVLHPYQMVKDLRTNHEVGNTDAVFDGDIDAFIDAGIRWRRGQQDQ encoded by the coding sequence GTGGCATTGGCAGACCTTCAGCAGACCGTGGACGAACTCGATCACTCGCTCTCCGAGATCGAGACGGTTCTCGACCCCGAGGCCAAGCATCGGGAGATCGCAGAACTTGAGAAGGAGGTCGCGGCCCCCGATCTGTGGGACGACCAGGAGCACGCCCAGCAGGTGACCTCCAGGCTCTCGGCTCTGCAGTCGCAGGTCGAGAAGCTGGAGCAGCTGCGCTCCCGCATCGAGGACGTCGGCGTCCTGCTCGAGTTCGCAGGGGAGGGTGGTGACGCCGACTCCGCGGCGGAGGCCGAGGGCGAGATCTCCTCGCTGCGCACCGAGATCGACGCCCTGGAGGTCCGCACCCTGCTGTCGGGCAAGTACGACGAGCGGGAGGCCCTGGTGACCATCCGCTCGGAGGCCGGCGGGGTGGACGCCGCCGACTTCGCAGAGATGCTCCTTCGGATGTACCTGCGCTGGGCTGAGCGCCACCAGTACAAGGTCGAGGTGCTCGACACCTCCTACGCGGAGGAGGCGGGCATCAAGTCGGCCACCTTCATCGTCCACGCCCCCTTCGCCTACGGCACGCTGTCGGTCGAGCAGGGCACCCACCGGCTGGTGCGGATCAGCCCCTTCGACAACCAGGGACGCCGCCAGACCTCCTTCGCCGGCGTCGAGGTGCTGCCCGTCGTCGAGGAGACCGACCACGTCGACATCCCCGAGGCCGACCTGAGGGTCGACGTCTTCCACGCCTCCGGGCCCGGCGGCCAGGGAGTCAACACCACCGACTCCGCGGTCCGCCTGACCCACCTGCCCACCGGCATCGTGGTGAGCTGCCAGAACGAGCGCTCCCAGATCCAGAACAAGGCCGCCGCGCTGCGCGTCCTGCAGGCCAAGCTGCTCGAGAAGGCGCGCGCCGAGCAGGAGGCCGAGATGAACTCCCTGAAGTCCGAGGGGAACTCCTGGGGGGCGCAGATGCGCTCCTACGTCCTTCACCCCTACCAGATGGTCAAGGACCTGCGGACCAACCACGAGGTGGGCAACACCGACGCCGTCTTCGACGGCGATATCGACGCCTTCATCGACGCCGGCATCCGCTGGCGGCGGGGCCAGCAGGATCAGTGA
- the ftsE gene encoding cell division ATP-binding protein FtsE, with translation MITFDNVTKVYEGQARPALKGVNVDIDKGEFVFLVGQSGSGKSTFIRLILREYRPTRGTIYVAGKDLNTLHTWKVPGLRRQIGTVFQDFRLLPGKTVYENVAFALQVIGRPTREIKKVVPETLDLVGLAGKEKRMPDELSGGEQQRVAVARAFVNRPKILIADEPTGNLDPSTSVGIMKLLDRINRTGTTVIMATHDSTIVDQMRRRVIELDTGRVVRDQTEGVYGTA, from the coding sequence TTGATCACCTTCGACAATGTCACCAAGGTCTACGAGGGGCAGGCCAGACCCGCCCTCAAAGGTGTCAACGTCGACATCGACAAGGGCGAATTCGTCTTCCTGGTCGGGCAGTCCGGCTCGGGCAAGTCGACCTTCATCCGGCTCATCCTGCGCGAGTACCGTCCCACCAGGGGGACCATCTACGTCGCCGGCAAGGATCTCAACACCCTCCACACCTGGAAGGTGCCGGGCCTGCGCCGCCAGATCGGCACGGTCTTCCAGGATTTCCGGCTGCTTCCGGGCAAGACGGTCTACGAGAACGTGGCCTTCGCCCTGCAGGTCATCGGGCGGCCCACCCGGGAGATCAAGAAGGTGGTCCCCGAGACACTCGACCTGGTCGGCCTGGCAGGCAAGGAGAAGCGGATGCCCGACGAGCTGTCGGGCGGCGAGCAGCAGCGCGTGGCGGTGGCCCGCGCCTTCGTCAACCGGCCGAAGATCCTCATCGCCGACGAGCCGACCGGCAACCTCGACCCGTCCACCAGCGTCGGCATCATGAAGCTCCTCGACCGCATCAACCGCACCGGGACGACCGTGATCATGGCCACCCATGACTCCACGATCGTCGACCAGATGCGACGCCGGGTGATCGAGCTCGACACCGGGCGAGTCGTCCGCGACCAGACCGAAGGGGTGTACGGGACCGCCTGA
- the ftsX gene encoding permease-like cell division protein FtsX produces the protein MRHTLRETWTGLRRNLTMTVAVIVTMWVSLSLFGAALLATQQVDMVKGKWYDKIEVSVFLCVPNVEGGQCTANQGATQAQKDTIKKTLEANPQVATVYYESKHQAFEEYQRVYKDSPVKDVLTEDTIQDSFRVKLKNPEQYKGVVSQAQGLPGVQAVLDLHPVLDPLFMWLNALKWGTLGMSALLLVAAALQIGNTIRMAAFARRRELGIMRLVGASNAYILTPFLLESLVAGLIGGVLACGTVALGVYAIIMEKAAKTITTIVWVGWHQTFIAMGAVLIVSVLLSVLPALVATKRYLKV, from the coding sequence ATGCGTCACACGTTGAGAGAGACCTGGACGGGCCTTCGCCGCAATCTCACCATGACGGTTGCCGTGATCGTCACCATGTGGGTCTCGCTGTCCCTGTTCGGGGCCGCCCTGCTGGCGACCCAGCAGGTCGATATGGTCAAGGGCAAGTGGTACGACAAGATCGAGGTGTCGGTCTTCCTGTGCGTCCCCAACGTCGAGGGCGGCCAGTGCACCGCCAACCAGGGGGCCACCCAGGCCCAGAAGGACACCATCAAGAAGACCCTTGAGGCCAACCCGCAGGTCGCCACGGTCTACTACGAGTCGAAGCACCAGGCCTTCGAGGAGTACCAGCGGGTCTACAAGGACTCCCCGGTCAAGGACGTCCTCACCGAGGACACCATCCAGGACTCCTTCCGGGTCAAACTGAAGAATCCGGAGCAGTACAAGGGGGTCGTCTCCCAGGCCCAGGGTCTGCCCGGCGTCCAGGCGGTACTCGATCTCCATCCGGTGCTCGACCCGTTGTTCATGTGGCTCAACGCCCTGAAGTGGGGAACGTTGGGGATGTCCGCCCTGCTACTGGTGGCCGCGGCCCTGCAGATCGGCAACACGATACGGATGGCGGCATTCGCCAGACGTCGAGAACTCGGCATCATGCGCCTGGTGGGCGCCTCCAACGCCTACATCCTCACACCCTTCCTGCTGGAGTCCCTGGTCGCCGGACTCATCGGTGGCGTGCTCGCCTGCGGCACGGTGGCCCTGGGGGTGTACGCCATCATCATGGAGAAGGCCGCCAAGACGATCACGACGATCGTGTGGGTCGGATGGCACCAGACCTTCATCGCGATGGGGGCGGTGCTCATCGTCTCGGTGCTGCTGTCGGTGCTACCCGCGCTCGTCGCCACCAAGCGATATCTCAAGGTCTGA
- the smpB gene encoding SsrA-binding protein SmpB has protein sequence MPREKGQKVVARNRKAFHDYTIGESWEAGMVLQGTEVKSLRAGKASLGDAFAQVDEHGEVWLYNLHIPEYAFGTWRNHEVMRKRKLLLSKREITKLARESADAGKTIVPLQLYFKDGYAKVEIAVGTGKRDWDKRQAIKERDAKREAQRAIGTRLKRGRR, from the coding sequence ATGCCCAGGGAGAAGGGTCAGAAGGTCGTCGCCCGCAACAGGAAGGCCTTCCACGACTACACGATCGGGGAGTCCTGGGAGGCCGGGATGGTCCTTCAGGGAACCGAGGTGAAATCGCTGCGGGCCGGCAAGGCGTCCCTGGGGGACGCCTTCGCCCAGGTCGACGAGCACGGCGAGGTGTGGCTGTACAACCTGCACATCCCCGAGTACGCCTTCGGCACCTGGCGCAATCACGAGGTGATGCGCAAGCGCAAGCTGCTGCTGTCGAAGCGGGAGATCACCAAGCTCGCCAGGGAATCCGCGGACGCCGGCAAGACCATCGTGCCGCTCCAGCTGTACTTCAAGGACGGCTACGCCAAGGTCGAGATCGCCGTGGGGACCGGCAAGCGGGACTGGGACAAGCGCCAGGCCATCAAGGAGCGCGACGCAAAGCGCGAGGCCCAGCGCGCCATCGGAACCCGCCTCAAGCGGGGGAGGCGCTGA
- the argC gene encoding N-acetyl-gamma-glutamyl-phosphate reductase, with amino-acid sequence MRMTAKAFTVAVAGASGYAGSEAARIIAGHPGLRLGALAAHSNAGQPVTALMPQLAGVPGLASEFTDLDPERLAAHDAVVLGLPHGASAELAEQLAATNPDLVIVDAGADFRLASAADWTRWYGSEHAGTWAYGLPELPLAQGGHQRERLAGQHHIAGPGCNASAVALGLAPVLAAGLVDPVALSAALPVGTSGAGRKPKPDMLFSEISGGARPYSIGGRHRHVPEILQSLRTAGAPETTSLSLTAILVPMSRGILAVCTGRSLPGTTTGALLEALNDAYGHEPFISVLEDGQMAATHPVVGSNMVQISAEADPDSGVSTVLVAIDNLVKGTAGAVVQCLNLALGLSETQGLPRIGLAP; translated from the coding sequence ATTCGTATGACTGCAAAGGCATTCACAGTTGCGGTGGCCGGGGCCTCCGGCTACGCAGGCTCGGAGGCCGCCCGGATCATCGCCGGGCACCCGGGCCTGCGGCTCGGCGCGCTCGCCGCCCACAGCAACGCCGGTCAACCCGTCACAGCGCTCATGCCTCAGTTGGCGGGTGTCCCGGGACTCGCCTCCGAGTTCACCGACCTGGATCCGGAGCGTCTGGCCGCCCACGACGCCGTCGTCCTCGGTCTGCCGCACGGCGCCTCGGCCGAGCTCGCCGAGCAGCTGGCCGCCACCAATCCCGATCTGGTCATCGTCGATGCCGGGGCGGACTTCCGGCTCGCCTCCGCCGCCGACTGGACCCGTTGGTACGGCTCCGAGCACGCCGGCACCTGGGCCTACGGGCTGCCCGAGCTGCCCCTGGCGCAGGGCGGCCATCAGCGCGAGAGGCTGGCCGGGCAGCATCACATCGCAGGACCGGGCTGCAATGCCTCGGCGGTCGCTCTCGGACTGGCCCCGGTCCTGGCGGCGGGCCTCGTGGATCCGGTCGCGCTGTCGGCGGCCCTGCCGGTCGGCACCTCGGGAGCGGGGCGCAAGCCCAAGCCCGACATGCTCTTCTCCGAGATCAGCGGCGGCGCCCGCCCGTACTCGATCGGTGGCCGTCACCGGCACGTCCCCGAGATCCTGCAGTCGCTGAGGACCGCCGGCGCCCCGGAGACCACCAGCCTGTCCCTCACCGCGATCCTGGTGCCGATGAGCAGGGGCATCCTGGCCGTCTGCACCGGACGGTCGCTGCCGGGCACCACGACCGGCGCTCTGCTGGAGGCGCTCAACGACGCCTACGGCCACGAGCCCTTCATCAGTGTGCTCGAGGACGGTCAGATGGCCGCCACCCACCCGGTCGTCGGATCGAATATGGTGCAGATCTCGGCCGAGGCCGATCCCGACTCGGGAGTCTCCACCGTCCTGGTGGCCATCGACAATCTGGTCAAGGGCACCGCCGGGGCCGTCGTGCAGTGCCTCAATCTGGCCCTGGGGCTCTCCGAGACGCAGGGGCTGCCCCGAATCGGGCTGGCCCCCTGA
- the argJ gene encoding bifunctional glutamate N-acetyltransferase/amino-acid acetyltransferase ArgJ, translating into MSITYPRGFRAVGVSAGLRRNGSPDLGMIINDGPVQATAGVLTSNRVFAAPIAWCRPILAAGTAHAVVVNSACANACTGPEGLADSRAEAELVGELEGCRADQVLVASTGVIGERLDMEKITAGIRTAHAGLGAGAVVDEATSRAIMTTDTIPKTIETQVSGARFGGIAKGAGMLAPQLATMLVFITTDVVATHDELQAALAPAADVTFSRVDSDACMSTNDTVIVLASGASGVSLSPEELRTALTDVCSGLARQLVADAEGSHHDVLVKVTGATTEKAAVAVAREVSRSNLVKTAIAGNDPNWGRILSSVGCVPVEVAPFDPDRVDVSLNGVAICRGGRIGEDRDLVDMTPREVHIDIDLHAGDASGHIWTNDLTHEYVEENSAYTS; encoded by the coding sequence ATGTCCATCACATACCCCAGAGGATTCCGGGCCGTCGGAGTCAGTGCGGGGCTGCGCCGCAACGGCAGCCCCGACCTGGGCATGATCATCAACGACGGTCCCGTCCAGGCCACCGCGGGGGTGCTCACCAGCAACCGGGTTTTCGCCGCACCGATCGCCTGGTGCCGTCCGATCCTGGCGGCGGGCACGGCTCACGCCGTCGTCGTCAACTCCGCCTGCGCCAACGCCTGCACCGGCCCCGAGGGACTGGCCGACAGCCGCGCCGAGGCCGAGCTCGTCGGCGAACTGGAGGGCTGCCGGGCCGACCAGGTGCTCGTGGCCTCGACCGGTGTCATCGGCGAACGTCTCGACATGGAGAAGATCACCGCCGGCATCCGCACCGCCCACGCCGGGCTGGGGGCCGGCGCGGTCGTCGACGAGGCGACCTCGCGGGCCATTATGACCACCGACACCATCCCCAAGACCATCGAGACCCAGGTCTCCGGGGCGCGGTTCGGCGGCATCGCCAAGGGGGCGGGGATGCTCGCCCCCCAGCTCGCGACCATGCTCGTGTTCATCACCACAGATGTGGTGGCCACCCACGACGAGCTGCAGGCCGCGCTGGCCCCGGCCGCCGACGTCACCTTCTCCCGGGTCGACTCGGACGCCTGCATGTCCACCAACGACACCGTCATCGTGCTCGCCTCCGGGGCATCCGGGGTCTCGCTGAGCCCCGAGGAGCTGCGGACGGCGCTCACCGATGTCTGCTCCGGGCTCGCCCGCCAGCTGGTCGCCGACGCCGAGGGCTCCCACCACGACGTCCTGGTGAAGGTCACCGGAGCCACCACGGAGAAGGCGGCCGTGGCCGTCGCCAGGGAGGTCTCCCGCTCCAACCTCGTCAAGACGGCGATCGCCGGCAACGATCCCAACTGGGGGAGGATCCTCTCCTCGGTCGGGTGCGTGCCCGTCGAGGTGGCCCCCTTCGATCCCGACCGGGTCGACGTCAGCCTCAACGGCGTCGCCATCTGCCGCGGCGGACGGATCGGCGAGGACCGCGACCTGGTCGACATGACCCCCCGAGAGGTCCACATCGACATCGACCTGCACGCCGGAGACGCCTCGGGTCACATCTGGACCAACGACCTCACCCACGAATACGTCGAAGAGAACAGCGCGTACACATCATGA
- the argB gene encoding acetylglutamate kinase yields MSTTLDVPLSASQTTAQRKSEVLVEALPWIRRFQGCTVVVKYGGNAMVDPVLQQAFADDIVFMASVGIRPIVVHGGGPQINAMLANSGTAVEFRNGLRITSPEVMEVVRMVLVGQVGRQLVGRINTFAPLAAGMSGEDSGLLSARRTHVEVDGEPVDMGLVGEIVDVNVGLINDMLDRGQIPVIAPVSPEIDEHGSTTGQVLNVNADAAATAIAQALRAEKLVMLTNVAGIYRTWPDPRTLIPDISVSDLRRMIPRLGEGMRPKAQALLEAIDGGVTSSAIVDGRIEHALLLEIFTTKGVGTMARPDDYDSGVTDD; encoded by the coding sequence ATGAGCACCACACTTGACGTTCCCCTGAGCGCCTCCCAGACCACCGCGCAGCGCAAGTCCGAGGTCCTCGTCGAAGCCCTTCCCTGGATCCGGCGGTTCCAGGGCTGCACGGTCGTCGTGAAGTACGGCGGCAATGCGATGGTCGATCCGGTCCTCCAGCAGGCCTTCGCCGACGACATCGTCTTCATGGCCTCGGTGGGCATCCGCCCGATCGTCGTCCACGGCGGCGGGCCCCAGATCAACGCGATGCTCGCCAACTCCGGCACCGCCGTCGAGTTCCGCAACGGGCTGCGGATCACCAGCCCCGAGGTGATGGAGGTCGTGCGGATGGTGCTGGTGGGCCAGGTGGGCCGCCAGCTCGTCGGGCGGATCAACACCTTCGCGCCGCTGGCCGCCGGCATGTCCGGGGAGGACTCCGGGCTGCTCTCGGCCCGTCGCACCCACGTGGAGGTGGACGGAGAACCGGTCGACATGGGGCTGGTCGGCGAGATCGTCGACGTCAACGTCGGCCTCATCAACGACATGCTCGACCGCGGGCAGATCCCGGTCATCGCACCCGTCTCCCCTGAGATCGACGAGCACGGCAGCACCACCGGGCAGGTGCTCAACGTCAACGCCGATGCCGCGGCCACCGCGATCGCCCAGGCGCTGCGCGCCGAGAAGCTCGTGATGCTCACCAACGTCGCCGGGATCTACCGCACCTGGCCCGACCCGCGCACTCTGATCCCCGACATCTCGGTCTCGGACCTGCGCCGGATGATCCCCCGGCTCGGGGAAGGGATGCGGCCCAAGGCCCAGGCCCTCCTCGAGGCCATCGACGGCGGCGTCACCAGCTCGGCGATCGTCGACGGGCGGATCGAGCACGCCCTGCTGCTGGAGATCTTCACCACGAAGGGCGTGGGCACCATGGCCCGGCCCGACGACTACGACTCGGGGGTCACCGATGACTGA
- a CDS encoding acetylornithine transaminase — translation MTETTTDHTDPADQAWGDRYSHSLLGVFGTPQLCLVSGQGCRVTDADGREYLDLLGGIAVNALGYAHPAWVKAVSEQAATLAHVSNFFTTPTQVELAEKLLEIAQAPDGSAVFFSNSGTEANEAVLKIVKAHRPGGRVLALEHAFHGRTLGALALTHKEAYRAPFGHLGADVTFIPAGDARALADELDKGDVAGLFIEPVQGEAGVWPLAADYLREARRLTAEHDALLVADEVQCGMGRTGRWFAHQASGITPDVMTLAKALGGGFPIGATVTFGTDNSTILTPGQHGTTFGGNPLACAAGLAVISTIESDGLLENARAVGEHLVTAIVGMSNSQILEVRGQGLLLGIQLASEIAPAVVRAGLERGIILNAANPTTIRLAPPLILEEADADLFVAALPGLLEAANSTENKEN, via the coding sequence ATGACTGAGACGACGACCGACCACACCGATCCCGCCGACCAGGCCTGGGGCGACCGCTACTCCCACTCCCTGCTGGGGGTCTTCGGAACCCCGCAGCTGTGCCTGGTCTCCGGCCAGGGCTGCCGGGTCACCGACGCCGACGGCCGTGAGTACCTGGACCTACTGGGCGGTATCGCCGTCAACGCCCTGGGGTACGCCCACCCCGCCTGGGTGAAGGCCGTCAGCGAGCAGGCGGCCACCCTGGCCCACGTCTCCAACTTCTTCACCACCCCCACCCAGGTCGAGCTGGCCGAGAAGCTGCTGGAGATCGCCCAGGCCCCCGACGGCTCGGCCGTGTTCTTCTCGAACTCGGGCACCGAGGCCAACGAGGCCGTCCTCAAGATTGTCAAGGCGCACCGCCCCGGCGGACGTGTGCTCGCTCTGGAGCACGCCTTCCACGGGCGCACCCTCGGCGCCCTGGCACTCACCCACAAGGAGGCCTACCGGGCCCCCTTCGGACATCTCGGCGCCGACGTCACCTTCATCCCCGCGGGCGACGCACGGGCCCTGGCCGATGAGCTCGACAAGGGAGATGTGGCCGGGCTCTTCATCGAACCCGTGCAGGGGGAGGCCGGGGTGTGGCCCCTGGCGGCGGACTATCTGCGTGAGGCGCGCCGGCTGACCGCCGAGCACGACGCCCTGCTCGTGGCCGACGAGGTGCAGTGCGGGATGGGCCGCACCGGGCGCTGGTTCGCCCACCAGGCCTCCGGCATCACCCCCGACGTCATGACACTGGCCAAGGCATTGGGAGGGGGCTTCCCGATCGGCGCCACCGTCACCTTCGGCACGGACAACTCGACGATCCTGACCCCCGGCCAGCACGGCACCACCTTCGGCGGAAACCCACTGGCCTGCGCCGCCGGGCTGGCCGTCATCTCCACCATCGAGTCCGACGGGCTGCTGGAGAACGCCCGGGCGGTCGGCGAGCATCTCGTCACCGCCATCGTCGGCATGAGCAACTCCCAGATCCTGGAGGTGCGCGGCCAAGGGCTGCTGCTGGGCATCCAGCTGGCCTCCGAGATCGCCCCGGCGGTGGTGAGGGCCGGCCTGGAGCGCGGCATCATCCTCAACGCCGCCAACCCCACCACCATTCGGCTGGCGCCGCCGCTCATCCTCGAGGAGGCCGACGCCGACCTCTTCGTCGCCGCTCT